One Littorina saxatilis isolate snail1 unplaced genomic scaffold, US_GU_Lsax_2.0 scaffold_388, whole genome shotgun sequence genomic region harbors:
- the LOC138954386 gene encoding uncharacterized protein — protein MAYHCPMIDCGNGSYRLEKWKAKLCQIHQVSHESVDCSCQPPFSLHPLPTRKKKPSQRDKWIRLISREDTTADGRHKLFSPAKDARVCSRHFLDGNPTAENPFPTENLGYPGFQHKAARVLRDIPQPDHELGRRKRARRDLESQFEACQAQGSSREMDGAASGLPEECDSGPEQDPFATEKCLGAHVFAFYLLMVFFINRCRHMYRRYAHSLVAIVKLTKENNRLKRQVCVLKLQIANMAKKKNADRKKPRLFRNLISHKNVSYYTGMATTSLFRRIHGLVSPFVTRRWQGKVNHSKKARTFINQPMCFGPKRFF, from the exons ATGGCATACCACTGTCCGATGATTGATTGTGGCAACGGAAGCTACCGTCTTGAAAAATGGAAAGCGAAACTTTGCCAAATTCACCAGGTTTCACACGAGTCTGTGGATTGTTCATGCCAACCACCGTTCAG cttgcaTCCGCTTCCAACACGCAAGAAGAAACCATCACAACGGGATAAGTGGATTCGACTGATCAGCCGTGAAGACACAACAGCAGACGGGAGACACAAGCTTTTTTCACCTGCGAAAGATGCAAGAGTTTGTTCTCGACACTTTCTTGATGGCAACCCAACTGCAGAGAACCCCTTCCCAACAGAAAACTTGGGATACCCTGGATTTCAACACAAa GCTGCCAGAGTGTTAAGAGACATCCCCCAACCAGACCACGAGCTAGGCAGAAGAAAACGGGCAAGGCGAGATCTGGAATCCCAGTTTGAGGCGTGCCAGGCCCAAGGATCATCAAGGGAGATGGATGGAGCAGCCAGTGGATTGCCAGAAGAGTGTGACTCTGGCCCTGAGCAAGATCCATTCGCTACAGAAAAATGTCTGGGTGCACatgtttttgctttttatttgttgatggttttttttataaaccgtTGCCGACATATGTACAGACGTTATGCACACAGTCTTGTTGCAATTGTTAAGCTGACGAAGGAGAACAATAGACTCAAAaggcaagtgtgtgtgttaaaactTCAGATTGCAAACATGGCAAAGAAAAAGAACGCAGACAGGAAAAAGCCACGGTTATTCAGAAATCTGATTTCTCACAAAAACGTATCGTATTACACTGGTATGGCCACAACCAGTCTCTTCCGAAGAATTCATGGATTAGTTTCACCCTTTGTGACAAGAAGATGGCAGGGGAAAGTCAACCATTCCAAAAAGGCAAGAACATTTATCAATCAGCCAATGTGTTTTGGCCCTAAACGTTTTTTTTAG
- the LOC138954390 gene encoding uncharacterized protein: MGFLSTMKQKMQRGCFFRSTRRSSAWKGVLYPDPFAITTGCKGEQDGRFLWPSVFITDISEYLKQTAACELDLVHRLINEYKEGKAYRYYTCERVRKIKYHPVRTTSANCYLSASVYPSMSTRKPYKVWVMVSKKGETTVGGEIQAAYCTCPSGLLGSCNHVAGLLFRVEAAVTVSDDMGDPLATSFITEKHLNTPAVRHGRALDPAAKEAAKIELLKSHTNCIFKDCGLFLSVNHPFLGASPDLLVSCSCCGHFVVEIKCPISVADCVPTADNIPYVHLNQGNMRLKERHVYFGQIQGQIALTSAEFAMLFVYSVHGHIFVKVNKDTNFWTDMCEKLTWFWTRFVGPKLLKATNPVCSADLPSSSSSSPPLPTIMPSFPAGPSLPQLPVVRYTPRRVLKRKRTTPKIAPMYLCGCCGDDIPENPQDFKEFSIQCDHCPQWYHFSCVGIKEGEVPDDADIWKCPKCVGSL, encoded by the exons ATGGGATTCCTGTCGACCATGAAGCAGAAAATGCAGAGAGGGTGCTTCTTCAGGAGTACAAGAAGAAGTAGTGCGTGGAAAGGGGTGCTTTATCCTGATCCATTCGCCATCACAACTGGATGTAAAGGGGAGCAAGATGGGCGATTCCTGTGGCCGAGCGTCTTCATCACTGACATTAGTGAATACCTGAAGCAGACGGCTGCATGTGAGCTCGACCTCGTGCATCGCCTCATCAACGAGTATAAAGAAGGAAAGGCTTACAG GTACTACACCTGCGAGAGGGTCCGCAAAATCAAGTATCACCCAGTCCGCACCACCTCTGCCAACTGCTACCTATCCGCCAGTGTCTACCCGTCTATGTCCACACGGAAGCCATACAAGGTGTGGGTTATGGTTTCAAAGAAAGGTGAAACCACTGTGGGAGGCGAGATCCAGGCGGCTTACTGCACCTGTCCTTCTGGATTGCTCGGATCCTGCAACCATGTAGCCGGGCTGCTTTTTCGTGTGGAGGCAGCT GTTACTGTCAGCGACGATATGGGCGACCCGCTAGCAACTTCCTTCATAACAGAAAAGCACCTAAACACGCCAGCTGTGCGACATGGTCGTGCATTAGACCCTGCAGCAAAAGAGGCAGCAAAGATTGAGCTGCTAAAAAGCCACACTAATTGTATTTTTAAAGAttgcggtctttttctgtctgtaaacCATCCCTTTCTTGGAGCCAGTCCTGATCTCCTTGTGTCTTGCTCCTGTTGTGGACATTTTGTGGTGGAGATTAAATGTCCTATATCTGTTGCTGACTGTGTACCCACAGCAGACAACATTCCATATGTTCATTTAAACCAGGGCAACATGAGGTTGAAAGAAAGGCATGTTTATTTTGGTCAAATTCAAGGTCAAATAGCTCTTACAAGTGCAGAATTTGCAATGTTGTTTGTGTACTCTGTGCATGGTCACATCTTTGTGAAAGTTAACAAGGACACTAACTTCTGGACTGATATGTGTGAAAAGCTAACATGGTTTTGGACCAGGTTTGTTGGTCCCAAACTTCTCAAGGCCACGAATCCTGTGTGTTCAGCTGatcttccctcctcctcctcatcttcCCCCCCTTTACCCACCATTATGCCTTCTTTCCCTGCAGGCCCCTCCCTACCTCAACTCCCTGTTGTTAGATACACCCCGCGGCGTGTTCTTAAAAGAAAGAGGACGACACCTAAGATTGCTCCTATGTACCTGTGTGGGTGCTGTGGTGATGACATCCCTGAAAATCCACAGGATTTTAAAGAGTTCTCCATACAGTGTGATCACTGCCCCCAGTGGTACCACTTCAGCTGCGTAGGAATCAAAGAAGGGGAGGTTCCAGATGACGCAGACATTTGGAAATGCCCAAAGTGCGTCGGTTCCCTTTGA